In one window of Euwallacea similis isolate ESF13 chromosome 4, ESF131.1, whole genome shotgun sequence DNA:
- the LOC136408433 gene encoding phosphatidylinositol-binding clathrin assembly protein LAP-like, whose translation MAGQTINDRLLAAKHSLAGQGLAKSVCKATTEEMLGPKKKHLDYLVHCTNEPNVSIPQMANLLIERSQNTSWVVVFKSLITTHHLMCYGNERFTQFLASSNVSFQLSNFVDKTGVQSAVGARTGYDMSPFIRRYAKYLNEKALSYRAVAFDFCKVKRGKEEGTLRTMDAENLLKTLPILQNQLDALLEFDCTSNDLTNGVINMCFMLLFRDLIRLFACYNDGIINLLEKYFELNKKQCREALDLYKKFLIRMDRVGEFLKVAENIGIDKGDIPDLTRAPNSLLDALEQHLASLEGNTPTAAANQKNLKTGVSALSNTSSAFGSAMDDNFKQAAVAEEEAAFNQYRASVGSPGQASTNPFLSDEPQGVKSEAILDLFGDNSGLSANVSAAAPSHANALDDLLSLGGNPFADFSAAPIPAVSNGAPDFFSQTASHSTTANQNLWNTGNAFQAPVQQVPQQPFGDLTGVFNTNNSSVFDLGSADPKQIPVVPAQPNMPPPRPAQPSKILTGDLESSLNSLVENLTMDSGSGKWNSPKNQPKTAGGWQPQLTAGGTYRPMMGVQPQMMPQQPFMGGGVMYNPGYQQSQVGGNANMAPAGTEVPQQQPQQPAFDPFGAL comes from the exons ATGGCTGGTCAAACGATCAACGACCGGCTTTTAGCAGCCAAACACAGTTTGGCTGGCCAGGGTTTAGCAAAATCAGTTTGCAAAGCCACAACTGAAGAGATGTTGGGTCccaaaaagaaacatttgGATTACTTGGTTCATTGCACCAATGAACCTAATGTATCAATACCACAGATGGCCAATTTGCTAATAGAACGGTCACAGAATACCAGTTGGGTTGTAGTGTTTAAATCACTGATAACCACCCACCATTTAATGTGCTATGGAAATGAGAGGTTTACACAGTTCCTGGCCTCAAGTAACGTATCCTTTCAGTTATCAAATTTTGTGGATAAAACTGGGGTTCAGAGTGCTGTTGGGGCTAGAACCGGCTATGATATGTCACCTTTCATAAGACGATATGCTAAATATCTCAATGAGAAAGCACTCTCATATAGGGCTGTagcttttgatttttgtaaaGTTAAAAGGGGAAAAGAGGAAGGGACTCTTCGAACAATGGATGCTGAGAACTTGTTAAAAACTCTACCAATACTGCAGAATCAGTTAGATGCATTGCTTGAGTTTGACTGCACTTCCAATGATCTGACAAATGGGGTTATTAATATGTGTTTCATGCTCTTATTTAGAGACTTGATAAGATTGTTTGCATGCTACAATGATGGGATAATAAATCTGTTAGAAAAGTATTTCGagttaaacaaaaaacagtGCAGAGAAGCCTTAGacttatacaaaaaattcctCATTAGGATGGACAGAGTAGGAGAATTCCTTAAGGTAGCAGAAAATATTGGCATAGATAAGGGAGATATCCCAGACCTTACCAGGGCTCCAAATAGCCTTTTAGATGCACTAGAACAACATTTAGCTTCCCTAGAAGGTAACACACCCACAGCTGCAGCCAAtcaaaaaaacctcaaaactGGAGTGTCAGCATTGTCAAACACAAGTTCTGCCTTTGGATCAGCAATGGATGATAACTTCAAACAGGCAGCAGTTGCAGAAGAAGAGGCTGCTTTCAATCAGTATAGAGCCTCAGTTGGATCACCAGGTCAAGCAAGTACAAATCCTTTCTTAAGTGATGAACCTCAGGGTGTCAAGTCTGAGGCCATTTTGGACCTCTTTGGCGACAATTCAGGATTGAGTGCCAATGTGTCTGCTGCAGCTCCATCTCATGCTAATGCGCTTGATGATTTGTTATCATTAGGAG GGAACCCCTTCGCGGATTTTTCTGCCGCCCCAATTCCAGCCGTTTCCAACGGCGCACCCGATTTCTTCTCACAAACAGCTTCCCATTCAACTACCGCCAACCAAAACCTTTGGAACACTGGAAACGCTTTTCAAGCCCCTGTCCAACAAGTACCACAACAACCCTTTGGAGATCTTACTGGAGTTTTCAATACAAACAACTCGTCTGTGTTTGATTTGGGAAGCGCGGACCCAAAACAGATTCCAGTTGTACCCGCTCAACCCAACATGCCCCCGCCAAGACCTGCACAACCATCAAAAATCCTTACAGGTGACTTGGAGTCTAGCTTGAATTCACTTGTGGAAAACCTCACAATGGATTCCGGAAGCGGAAAGTGGAATTCTCCTAAAAATCAGCCCAAAACTGCAGGGGGTTGGCAACCGCAGCTCACTGCTGGAGGAACGTATCGACCCATGATGGGCGTTCAGCCCCAGATGATGCCTCAGCAACCATTTATGGGTGGTGGAGTGATGTACAATCCGGGTTATCAACAATCGCAAGTGGGTGGAAATGCCAATATGGCGCCGGCTGGGACCGAGGTTCCGCAACAGCAACCCCAACAACCGGCTTTTGATCCATTTGGAGCTTTATAA
- the LOC136408432 gene encoding uncharacterized protein produces the protein MSFSPSLYFKLMLVLTLSHVKPDELSDTFNISGFPPTLELENCPPFLSIEHGKSVFKILPNGTLGAIVMCHENYTLIGPKMAQCIDGDWKFGSDEMFPRCGLRCSPPPYLEHGTLSLQKRIDDVYSPSGSYSEGTIVSYNCDAGFTLEPEASSIRVCDKGFWTGADAYCRELREMSCPRPPRIQNGYTDFLYNEPALVGFKISYECNAGYRLVGSETIMCNGEGIWVPEAPSCVSQDESGLGLSNRQCSVEDLLSPEMQVRMHLNQVSTTLVEVSCRENYQDFIFPCSNAKFYCEQGKWKGIYPRCGEAFGCKSPPSVSYSLAINRNFETSYDPKGNPFCPFKSQVSYECLKGYMLEGSSVITCQSNGCWEATEGWPRCVRIKENNYFVELNNINALLISSATGAGVLGVLLFACIVVACKKQRSLARAVTLPSPVGGLRRAPDVVNDHTVLLQHPDRLALIAFADGVPTSQNTSLPTYDEATRDTSTLIQVSRLQIQRPHWPSLTVCRTSNRNRNSPNIDPGHHVARQGSFASHTPSMRSGGGESMGSTETVTISEGSTNITLDTASSHSALSQNPSCRGHCGSLASFDGCSIANTEGIPLLEENDELEEAQGSANNEAHEAAALSDSASCKVSTVIINN, from the exons ATGTCTTTCTCACCATCGCTCTACTTCAAGCTAATGCTTGTACTTACCCTAAGCCATGTCAAGCCAGATGAATTATCAGACACCTTTAATATTTCTGGATTTCCCCCCACATTGGAACTAGAAAACTGTCCTCCATTTCTCTCCATAGAGCATGGCAAAtctgtatttaaaatcttGCCTAATGGAACATTAGGAGCAATAGTAATGTGTCACGAAAATTATACGTTGATTGGCCCAAAGATGGCTCAGTGCATTGATGGAGATTGGAAGTTCGGATCTGATGAGATGTTTCCTAGATGTGGATTGAGATGCTCACCACCACCTTATTTGG AGCATGGTACTTTGTCGCTGCAGAAAAGAATTGATGATGTTTATTCACCTAGTGGGAGTTACTCAGAAGGGACAATTGTCAGTTATAATTGCGATGCAGGGTTCACCTTGGAACCTGAGGCTAGTTCCATTAGGGTGTGTGATAAAG GTTTTTGGACTGGAGCTGATGCATACTGCAGAGAGCTAAGAGAAATGAGTTGTCCTAGGCCACCAAGAATTCAGAATGGATATACTGATTTCTTATACAATGAACCAGCACTTGTAGGATTCAAG ATTTCTTATGAATGTAATGCTGGATATAGATTGGTTGGCTCAGAAACTATCATGTGCAATGGTGAAGGCATTTGGGTTCCAGAAGCCCCTTCTTGTGTTTCCCAAGATGAATCTG GACTTGGTCTGTCGAATCGCCAGTGTTCCGTCGAAGACCTTTTGAGCCCTGAAATGCAAGTCCGAATGCATCTCAATCAGGTTTCTACGACTTTAGTGGAAGTGAGTTGTAGAGAAAACTATCAGGATTTCATATTTCCTTGCTCAAACGCAAAGTTTTATTGCGAGCAAGGCAAATGGAAGGGAATTTACCCTCGATGTG GAGAAGCTTTCGGGTGTAAATCTCCACCTTCCGTATCTTATTCCCTAGCAATCAATCGCAATTTTGAAACTAGCTACGATCCGAAAGGAAATCCATTCTGTCCCTTTAAGTCGCAAGTCAGTTACGAATGTCTCAAGGGGTACATGTTAGAAGGCAGCTCTGTTATAACTTGTCAATCAAATGGGTGCTGGGAGGCGACAGAGGGGTGGCCTAGATGCGTCcgaatcaaagaaaataactattttg TTGAATTGAACAACATTAACGCCCTACTTATATCAAGTGCAACTGGTGCGGGGGTTCTGGGAGTCTTACTTTTTGCATGTATAGTTGTTGCGTGTAAGAAGCAGAGATCTTTGGCTAGAGCTGTGACCCTCCCCTCACCCGTTGGAGGATTGCGACGTGCACCCGACGTTGTAAATGATCATACAGTTCTTCTGCAGCATCCTGACCGTTTGGCTTTGATTGCGTTTGCTGATGGGGTACCGACTAGTCAG AACACGTCGTTACCAACCTACGACGAAGCTACCAGAGACACATCGACTTTGATCCAAGTAAGCAGGCTCCAGATCCAAAGGCCCCATTGGCCTAGTTTGACTGTTTGCAGGACCAGCAATCGCAACAGAAACTCTCCTAATATCGACCCAGGACACCATGTAGCTCGACAGGGATCTTT TGCTTCACACACCCCCAGCATGCGCTCAGGAGGGGGAGAATCGATGGGGTCGACTGAAACCGTTACCATCTCTGAAGGTTCTACTAATATCACCTTAGATACAGCGTCTTCCCATAGTGCACTTTCACAAAATCCGTCATGTAGAGGACACTGCGGAAGCCTTGCTTCCTTTGATGGGTGTTCCATTGCTAACACTGAGG GTATACCGCTGCTGGAAGAAAACGATGAACTTGAGGAGGCCCAAGGAAGCGCGAATAATGAAGCACATGAGGCGGCAGCTTTGTCTGACAGTGCTTCCTGTAAAGTTTCGACTGTGATAATCAATAATTGA